The Apium graveolens cultivar Ventura unplaced genomic scaffold, ASM990537v1 ctg8434, whole genome shotgun sequence genome segment TATTACTGTTTCTCAGATGGATAATCCGGATATAATCAAATCGCTATAGCCCccgaagatcaagagaagacaaCATTTACATGAccttttggtacttttgccttttGGCGCTTATCTTTCGGTCAGTGCAATGGGCCTGGgacttttcagagatgcatgatgagCATATTCTCTGATTATATGGGAAAAATTATCAAAGTTTTTATGGACGATTTCATTTTTTGTTGTGATGATTTTGATGGTTGTTGGAGGAACTTGAGATTAATTTTGCAAAGATTCGAAGAAACAAATCTGGTGTTGAACTGGGAAAAGTGCCACTTCATGGTGACCTAAGGTATGATTCTTGGACATGTGATTTCTTCAAGAGGCATTGAGGTGGATAAAGCAAAGATTGAGTTAATTCGGTATTTACATGCTCCGACAAGTGTAAAGGAGATTAGGTCATTTCTTCGACATGCTGGTTTCTACAGAAGATTCATTCAAGACTTTTCAAAAATTGCAAGACCTCTAACTAACCTTCTTCAGAAAGATGTTTCATTCGAGTTCAATGATGAATGCAAGTTAGCATTTGAGGACCTGATTGGAATTTTCCCTTCGAGATAATGTGTGATGCTTCATATTATGTTGTTGGCTGTACTTGGGCAACAGAAAGACAAAAAGATGCATGCTATCTATTATACTTCGAGGACCTTAAATGATGCACAACTCAATTATGCAACCACTGAGAAGGAGCTCCTAGCTATTTTTTTGCTTTGGAGAAATTTCGGTCATATTTGCTTGGTACAAAGATGATTGTGTACACTGATCATGCGGCCTTAAAGTACTTGTTGGCCAAGAAGGAGGCAAAACCAAGACTCATTCGTTGGATCTTTCTGCTACAAGAGTTTGACATTGAAATTAAGGACAAGAAAGGATCTGAGAATGTTGTAGCTTATCATCTAAGTCGCTTGGTGAGGGAGTAAGAAGATGTGCCTATAAATGAGACATTTTCGGACGAACAACTTCTCCAGATTGAGGTAAGTGCTCTAAAACACTTTATTACATGGTATGCAGACATTGTGAATTACTTGCACACTTTTTTAAACATGATTCAAAATTTTATGTGTGGGATGATCCATATCTTTGGAAGTATTATCCCGATCTAGTAATAAGAAGATGTTTTCCTGATAATGAATTTGAATCTGTGTTAAGGTTTTGTCATAATTATGCATGCGGAGGGAacataaaacataaaaatatgggaaattaaaaaattcaacataaaacatatttattaaaAACAATAAATCAAACCAAATCACATTCTTAATTTTTATTCAAGATTAAAGCAAGAAGCAAACCACTGATCTTTGGCTTTAACAATACCCTTACTTATTCTATATTATATTCGACACAAAAAGGGTCTAAGTTAGTCACATCAATTTTCATCTATAATATTTTCTAACAGGAGTTAAATACGAATGTGGTTGATTATTTGCATGTTTTTGACGTAGTGCCCCTCCCCCTTTCGCCCACGTACGTGTTTTTACTGTATACACACAATTATACAAATCTTGGTTTTACTATAGCAAATCCATAAACACCTTCAACTTGCCGGAATAAAGTCGGTGTATTTCTTCATGAAAAGTCAAAACCTTATTCCTCACCTATATTAAAAAATCAACAGATGGTGTACATACGTGATCCCAAATATATAATGCTATATATGCTATTAAAAGGTTAGAGAGTATAACATTATCAATTACTAGTGTGACAAAGAAAAAGAGGATAAATATAATAAAAGTATATATTTATTTAATCTTGTAATAGgatgattaataatatatttttttagtGAAATTTTTAAGCCAGCCAGACTTAGACTGATAGGGTTAAGGTAGAAACATGCTAAAATATATGTgttatttacttattatttaatTTATGCATTACATATGGATTAATACTATTTTTGAGACGGTACATAATTAATATTAATCAAAAGGTGTCTTGGTGGTCTTAATTATTAAGTAACATATAAGAATATGTACTAGTTAGCTATCACCCATCTTCACTCATATAGGTGTTCCAAAGTTATTTTAGGCTAAATAGAAATAAATACTGGCAAAATTGCAATACTAATGATCAAAGAATAAAATTGGTGAAACTTCATGCAAGAAATAATATGCGGGAAACACTAAAGTTAATATTTACAAAGCTTCTTAGGAGCCTAAAGCAAATCAAGAAAGTATTATGATACTCCATCAGGCGTAACCATGTTCACATCGGGGTTCCCTTCTCGGCCTCTGACATGGTCTGGTCTTGCTGCATCTTGCTGCCGTTAATAATTTCTACGAGCATTTGGGAGAAAGGTTCCAACCACAGTCTGAGAAGAAAATGAGTGTTAACATTAAGGTTAAAATTGTTTAGAAGGAAGCACTATATGATATCAACCCATTGATTTCATGAAActttgattttataatttttcaacaAGCGTAGGTGAAGGCCTCTGGAACTAGCGGGCCAGCCACGGCACCTCCTATGACATGGCCGTCGGGACATGCTAGCGATACACTGACACCACCTGTTCTACATCTCCCCATTCCAGTTTCAGCCACAGTAAATGAGCCAGTCAAAGACAAGATTTGAAACTGACCCTGCAGTATATAGTTTGAAATTGTGCATTAAAGagaagagagagaaaaagagagtaCTAATTCCATTATTAAGTAGATTTTTATTGCAACAAGGATACTCAGAGAAGCTATACAGCCATAGTTGTCTCCCCACTCAGGAATTACAAGTAACACAATCACCCTGATCCGAGCAGGGCATGTCCTCCATTCTTGTATGTAAATCAGCAAAAGTGGGGTCTATATGTAACTATACGGCTATAAATCACAAGACAAAACACCTTTTTCGTAATTTCTTAATTAAATCAATTTGCATTCAGACGAGATAGCTAACAGACATATGCACATACATTAACCTATAGTATGAATGCAACCAATAAATTAGAGTTGAAGTAGTAGTAAGGAAGATAGGAGTCAAACCTCATAGGTGACTGAACCACCAGAAGAAAGGGGATGAGAAATCAGGGCACTAGAGACATGATCTTTCTAATAACATCCTAAAAGAAACGGTACAAGATATATTTAACacaatttaataaaaaattatacaaGAAAGTTTAAAAAGAGAATTAGTATGTATACCTCCCCAGAGTCTACATGTATCACATGAGCCTAAAGTCTGCAGCAGCTGTGTCTGCATAAAACACACCCTGACAAAAGAAAAATTACAATGCATTTAGTTCCGATAATAATAACTAGGGAACAAACAAATTCTCATTCCTATAAACAAAATCTATTATTTTTTAAACCCCCAACAGCATAAATACAGATAAATACCTAAACCCCAAAAATATAGTAGAAAAACacgaaaagaaagaagaagcaattctataattattttttgaaattcAGTGAAGGAAAAGTACTCACTCATGGAAGCAGGCATCTGCAAGTTTTCAGAACCCTGGGGCCGTACACGATCACGGCCTCGCCCACCTGGCCCCGGACAGAATTTTCAGCTGAGGGAGACAAGTTGAATGCTGGCTGTAGTTCGGAAATAGCCCGTGGTACCGGCGGTGAAACAACAGCAACTCTCATGGGCATTGATGAAACAGCACTCATCGCTGGGGGTGAAGATACAGCACCCATCACTGACAGGGAAGAACCAGCACTCCCAGGAGACAGCACCAAATTTCTTGTTGCTTGAGACTTTAGGGGCCTTCCCCTCTTTCTTTTTACCTCCCCGCTGGGGGTGTTCAGGTCTAGGGTACACTTTCCCTTCTCAGATGCCATATTTTCTCTGTAATTTAGAGGGTCTTTGTGTGTGTTTGTGACTATATTGAAACTGTTGAAGACTTAGTGTTGTATTGGAGACTTGCCTATATTAATGATACCATATCTAGAATCTACCCACCTATATAAcaaaactttatttttattttctttatatgttttacattttattttattttttaaatctAAATTTCTCTATTATATTTTCTATAAAATGTTTTTCATTTTCATAGCTTATTTTCTTTATTCTTCTCCTTGGTtcaaaaaacaaataaaaattattatgTCGTGTTCCAATTTAGCAATCAAATATCAATTAATATGGAAAGGATTCAATATTTAAAAAACTAAGTTTGTGCACTCATATTTAATTTTTCTAAATACATCTACATTTGGCATTTTGACTTTTGTAACATGCATTTCTATATCTGTAAGCGGTATTATTTTGTCGCTTCTGTTATACATTAATTTCATTGTTTACATAATATAGATCAAAATCCGATCCACATTCATTTTAGAGATATAAATTTACTTAGGTGCATTTATCTATTTTTTACTCATATAATATATTGCAAGATTGATATTTATTATAGAAATATAAGGTGGTTGATGTTATTGAAAATCAACTAATATTTTTTACTAAAATCTAATTTCtctattatattttttatataatatttttcattttcttatagataattttcataacTTATTTTTTCTATTCTTCTCCTTGGTtcataatataaaaaaaataacatCTCGTATACCGATTTAGAAATTCAAATATCAATAGAGAGGattcaatatttaaaaatattaacgATTTGCACTCATATGTAAATTTTCGAAATTCATTTACACTTGGCATTTTGACTTGTATATGTAATTTTTTGAAATACATCTACACTTGACATTTTGACTTGTATAGTATGCATTGCTATATCTCTAAGGGGTATATGTAATTTTTCGAAATACATCTACAATTGGCATTTTGACTAGTATAGTATGTTGCTATATGTGTAAACGGTATTGTTTTGTCGCTTGTGTTTATACATTAATTTCATTCTTAGATCAAAATCCGGTCTACGTTCATTTTAGATATATAAAATGAATAGAGTGTATGTAGttaataacaaaaatatttttaacttaTATAATATATTACAATATTGATATTCAGTTTAGAGATATAAGCTAGTTGGTGTGATTGAAAATcgcataattaaataaatcaactTAAAAATTCTACAACAAAAACGACATCAGACAACAACTGAAGAAAAACCCTTATCCTAAAATAACAGACAATGGTCTTTTTTTTCCTCCGATAACCATTATCTAATCACCTTTCATACAATGGTTTTGTGAACCGTTgtttaaaaatgctaaaattttGGGAGGTTAGacaatagtttttaaaaactcttgTACTATAAGAATTCATATAACGGGTCACATAACCGttgtaaaatattacaaaattattttcaaaactattattttaGTATAATTCACACAACAGGTCAAATAATAGTTGTTAAATATTAGACAACGGTTTTAGAATACTATTGTTTTAGTATAACTCATACGACAAAAAAAGTATTGTATTGGACCATTGCTTTTTTGTGTTGTCTATACACTGTTTAGACATCTGTTAAGTTATACTAATtctagtcatatgaaaaaattattaaaaaaatttcaatTAAATTTGCATGACAAGAATATAAAAATCTAATAAAAGTACTACTTGCTATCAAGACATTCTAACCCCATTGgcaatataatttttttaaatattttgttatgatccaactgtacggatgttaagatatattgattctagtcatatgaaaaatttatcaaaaaaaatcaaattaaactAGCATGAAAAGAATAacaaatctagtaaaagtacggcttattatcaagagattctaacccgattacaagataatctatttaaataattttttcgacgatccaactgtgtggatgttaacatatattgattctagtcatataaaaaattatcaaaaaaattcaaatcaCACCTGCTTGACAGGAATAGAATAATGTAGTAAAAGTACTACTTAGTATCACGATATTCTAACACGATTGacaagataatttttttaaaataattttttaacgATCCACCTGAACTGATGTTAAGATATTGATTATAATCGTataaaaaattatgaatatatatcaaatcacACTTGCTTGACGGGAATAGAATAATCTACTAAAAGTACTACTTACTATCACAATATTTTAACCCAGTTGACaagaatttttttaaataatttttttgacgatccaatcatacagatgttaagatatatcaattctagtcatatgaaaaaattatcaaaaaatttcaaatcaCACTTACATGACTGGAatagaaaaacctagtaaaagtatTACTCACTATCACCAGTTTCTAACCGATTGAAAAGATAATTtctataaataatttttttgacggTCCAACTATATGAATGTAAAGATATATTTATTCTAATGATAtgaaaaaaatatcaaaaaatttcaaattacaCTTACATGACTGAAAGtagaaaaatataataaaagtACTACTCCGTAACACGAGATTCATACTTGGTTATAtgaattatttaaaataaatttttggaTGATTCAACTATATGACTTTTAACATATATCAATTCTCATCAAGTCACATTATAAAAGTAGTTAtgttttattaataataataaatgtttaaataaaaattactatcaaataatacatataaatgaaaaaaaaatctCACATTCATCTTTTAACCCCCTTTTTTCCCTTCTCTAATTTTCTTTTCTTCGTAATCCACATTCATTTCCCCGTTTTAGTATTTGGGTTGCCACCCCTTTCTTCATCTCATTTATCCCTactccatctctctctctctaataatactatttactttctctctctctaataAATTCAAACATACCTAAATATTAAAAATAACTTCATCAAACAGAAAAAGTGAAGATGTGTGTCTCTCTATATTTAGGTGTTTGTAGATACATACCACAGAAGCAACTTGAGCTTGAGAATATAGACCAAAATCAGCCAAATCTTGCTCGAAGATCAAATCAGTTAAGAATTCTTCTAGTTTAGTGTTAGAAATGATATTAGGACCCAGGTGTATAGTCGTGTAGAGAGAGAGTTACAGTTTTGCTCGCTGAATCGTTAATTgagttctcaggtcgatcttcGAAGTCATGTTTTCTGAAAATATGAATATCACACATTTTATCCATATTTGGGCCCATATTTAGGAGAAATACATGACTTTGAATATCACACATCTTGACATATGTACGGTTGAATCATCCATAAATATTTCTAAAAAACCGAAGATCATtcataaattttttttaaaaaaaatgaaacattaatatgggattaaacactagtaaaAAACGTTGATGAAACTACTGGTTGACTactaaaatagcaaatcaaatacaataatttttttcaaatatttttatcatatcacttaaatatatatatatatatatattgatatccGAATGGTTgaaatattcataaatattttaaaaaaaaatcaaaagaacAATATGAGACTAAACGTTAGAAAGAAGAACAGGTCAAACTACAAGTTGACTATTAAATTATAAAACCGTATAtgtttatttttttctaataattttatCATATCAACAAAATATAAGGATCTTAACATCTTTGGGATTAATTTTGCAAAGATGCGAAGAAACAAATGTGGTGTTGAACTGGGAAAAGTGCCACTTCATGGTGACCCAAGATATTGTTCTTGGACATGTGATTTCTTCAAGAGGCATTGAGGTGGATAAAGCAAAGATTGAGTTGATTCGGTATTTACATGCTCCGAAAAGTGTAAAGGAGATTAGGTCATTTATTGGACATGTTGGTTTCTACAGAAGATTCATTCAAGACTTTTCTAAAATTGCAAGACCTCTAACTAACCTTCTTCAGAAAGATGTTTCGTTCGAGTTCAATGATGAATGCAAGTTAGCATTTGAGGACCTGATTGGAATTTTCCCTTCGAGATAATGTGTGATGCTTCAGATTATGTTGTGGGAGCTGTACTTGGGCAAGGAAAGACAAAAAGATGCATGCTATCTATTATGATTCGAGGACCTTAAATGATGCACAACTCAATTATGCAACCACTGAGAAGGAGCTCCTAGCTGTTGTTTTTGCTTTGGAGAAATTTTGGTCATATTTGCTTGGTATAAAGGTGATTGTGTACACTGATCATGCGGCCTTAAAGTACTTATTGGAGAAGAAGGAGGCAAAATCAAGACTCATTCATTGGATCTTGCTGCTACAAGAGTTTGACATTGAAATTAAGGACAAGAAAGGATCCGAGAATGTTGTAGCTTATTATCAGAGTCGCTTGGTGAGGGAGGAAGAAGATGTGCCTATAACTGAGACGGTTTCGGATGAACAACTTCTCCGGATTGAGGTAAGTGCTCTAAAACACTTTATTACATGGTATGCAGACATTGTGAATTACTTGCACACTTTTTTAAACATGATTCAAAATTTTATGTGTGGGATGATCCATATCTTTGGAAGTATTGTCCCGATCTAGTAATAAGAAGATGTTTTCCTGATAATGAATTTGAATCTGTGTTAAGGTTTTGTCATAATTATGCATGCGGAGGGAACTTGGAGCGAAAGAACTACACATAAGGTCTTATAGTGAGGTTTTTATTGGCCTACAATCTTTAATTATGCTATGGAATTTTGTAGCATTGTGATAGATGCCAGCGATTAGGGAACATAAATGCTAAGAATCAAATGCCCATGTATCCTATTTTAAATGTTGAGTTATTTGATGTTTGGGGTATTAATTTCATGGGACCGTTCTTGAATTCAAATGGTTTTCTATACATTTTGTTgtgttgattatgtgtcgaagtGGGTGAAAGCTAAAGCCACCAGAACTAATGATGCTAAAGTTTTTTCAGAGTTCTTGATGACACATATTTTTGCTAGATTTGGAATGCTGAGAGTTGTTCTTAGAGATGGAGGATCACATTTTTGCAACTGGACCATTGATGCATTGTTTCGCAAGTATAACATCACACATAAGGTTTCTACACCTTATCATCCACAAATCAATTGACAAGCAGATGTTTCTAATAGGGAAATTAACAAATCTTGGAAAAAACTGTGGGATCACTACtggaaaaagtagaatagacatcggctaaaaaccgatgtctatgaacaaaaaaatccgatgtcttcgtgggtgatgttaaaaaccccccatttaacatcagttttaaactgatgttaaagaacacatataacatcagtttttaaatatgttaaatttctaatgcatatctaatTTGGGTTATATTATCAtgatatgatatttttatcaatttaaacatatgtgagataagcaaaatatttccatttagctattaaactgatgttactaataccaGTAACAACAGTTTTCAAGATAAACCGATATAAAAATAACTTTTAACATCAATTCTTTATTTCAAACCGATATCTATTGGTAACAAACCGCTGTCTATAAAGCTCAATAACATCGGTTTtctgttttaagatttttttgtTGTAGTATTTAATATCGGTTTTATTCGATATTACTGATGTCAATGTTCcactaaaactgatgtattaagttttgatagacatcagttttttattttataacaGTTGTTAAAGTGTTAAATTAACATCATTTTCCATTGTAATGATGTCTGATTACCTGTTTCATTAATGTACATTTTCTAAATATAGATGCCAAAAATTTGCCAAACCAATAAACTGTCAAAATCAACTACTGCTTTACATCAGTTGTCTATATATCTAAAAACCAATATCCAAACATCAAGTACAATATTTTcatctaatcctaacatcaaatACTACACATATTCATCCATTTATTCTAATTATGCACTAGCTACAACATCCAACACATGCAAACCTTCCGGTTCCAAGCCTCAAAACTGTTTCAACGAGTGCTTTTACTTCTGAACCTGAAAAATTAAGGTCCCCTAATTCTGCACATGCATGCCCTTCACTGGACCAACCTGCAAGTTATAACTGCAACTAATAAAATGAGTCCAATAGAAAGAGATCAGAGCAAGTATGCAGGTAAAATTTGATTTATTTATATTGTCACAAAAACCCAACTACAACTTGGTATCAGTATCATAGACGTCTTAATATTTTCCTTAATTTGCAACTTGACTGCAAAATTTGGTTCTTAGCCCTAGTATCATTAGAATATCATATAAGCACCAAGTCCAAAAAGACTGCAGATGTGTGTGTATCCAAATTTTAATGAAGAAAGCTTATTGAAAAGATTTGTAACTTCAATGTATTGTTCCATGTTACACTAACTACAACTCGATACGACTTGCATGCCAAAAACACAGGGGAGATGCTCTTTGATATCGTCTACATGTTATTTAACTTGGCAGTGACAACATACCTCATAGGAAACATGACAAACCTTGTCGTTGACTGGACCAGCTGCACCAGAGACTTTGTATGTCCTCCTTCCACATTCTTTTACTGGTTTTTAGCAGTCTCCTGATCTGTCCAAGTAAAACAAATGAGATTATTCATTTCAATCAATGAATTTGAGATGTATTAGGAAAAAATAGTTAAAAAACAGAATAGGTATTGGTAAAGTTctgaaaaaaataatattatatgtaAACATACATTTACACACTTATAAAGAGATTTCTCTGCATGTATTTCTCCAACTATAAATTTCAGGTATACACTTGTCATCAGAATTACTGATCGACTATAGGAATCATATCAGAAGTGATTACAACACCTGAACACATGGGAGAAAACATAGAGATGGCAGCCATTTGACATTTTTCCCTCGGTGTCTGCTGGATAGTTACAGGTCATGGATATCATGTATTTCTTTTCGAAGGGCTGCAATGCTGTGTATCAATAGCATTTCGAAGGGCTGCAATGCTGCAATGCTGTGTATCAATGCCGTATATTCTAAGAATAACAGATAAAAAACATGCATATAGTCAATAACATTTGGATCAAAATATATATAGCATTTGGATCAGAAATATACTGGCATTTATAGCCCAAAGACCATAGAGAAGCATCTAAGAAATATCCATAGCACATAACAAATTGACCAACCTCCAGGAAGTTGTTTACTTTTACATGTTGCACTTTTTTGAGCATTCAGATTTCGGACACATTATAAAGATTTTGTAATGAAGTGGAGGAGGAGGGCAAAGAAGTGAGCTGAACATACAAGATCAATGAGTGCAGCAGCTTTCTCATAAGGAGAACCATATGCAATGGCATCGGACCTCCGATTAAATGCATGGGGTACATAATACTTAATATATTGTTTGGAAACCTAAATTTCGCGCAGAAGTAAACTCCAAGATCTGCAACACTTTGCTTCCCTCaatataattgatttaataaaGGTATTACTGTATATATAGACAAAAGTTTGTCCTAGGACAAACTACTCACTGTTTGACCTGAACTGATCTTTTTTCTTCAGGATGTATTACTCTTGTCTTTTAAAACTTATTCTAAAGATATCAACTTAAAATCTCATATAAAAAAATGTACCACATGGAGCATTGTAAGTTTAGAGTTTAACATCTTTATTCAGCAGTTTTAATGTTTCTAGATTGAATAAATTCGAGGTTCATCTAAAGTTTAGAACTGCGAGTTAAGAAATTGATCAGAAGCAACAACTAGTTTCATAACTTGCAATGTTAGTGAAGTAGTTGAAACATACATCCACATTGCATTAGGGTTATATAGTTGATACAATCCTGTTTTTCAAATGAAATACAGAATAAATCACTTGAAGAGATGATAAATTTCCTACCTGAGTACTTCACATCACAATGCAGATATTTTTTCTATACCTTGACTGATAAATTTAGTTAAATACCTCACATAGTTGCTATCAAATTCACACAGCTTAGGCTTAGCACACAACTAAAGTCCAGATCAAAGCCTACAAAAAACTTAGTAAAACATCGACTTCCGTGTCTAAATTTAAGGAATTTAAAGCTATTCTCGTAAATAAACCACCTTCCTATTCACAGAACAGCTACATTGGTTGCCTGGTGTGGGGATTAACAGTAAAACCACCAAAAACACCATCTCTCATCGTGATTACAACAACTAATAACCCGTAAAATAATCTAGCAAAACC includes the following:
- the LOC141704933 gene encoding uncharacterized protein LOC141704933, giving the protein MASEKGKCTLDLNTPSGEVKRKRGRPLKSQATRNLVLSPGSAGSSLSVMGAVSSPPAMSAVSSMPMRVAVVSPPVPRAISELQPAFNLSPSAENSVRGQVGEAVIVYGPRGQFQILSLTGSFTVAETGMGRCRTGGVSVSLACPDGHVIGGAVAGPLVPEAFTYAC